One stretch of Micromonospora echinospora DNA includes these proteins:
- a CDS encoding copper resistance CopC family protein has product MGGRVARVARTWLVVLGVAAAVSVLPAAPAAAHNSLTGSDPRDGARLAAAPERIELRFLATPKEATTEVTVTGPDNVAATGGAPTFSGKRVIVPFRPGAAGLYIVTYRLASDDGHPIKGEVRFTLTTGTPAEAPSASAPPTSAAPTAAPTTAAPTRASPTPAAAEANDDGGTGWLWAAGAVVVLAALGGGLLLRRRAARR; this is encoded by the coding sequence ATGGGGGGCAGGGTCGCTCGTGTGGCGCGTACCTGGCTGGTCGTGCTCGGGGTGGCGGCGGCGGTGTCGGTGCTACCGGCCGCGCCGGCCGCCGCGCACAACTCACTGACCGGCAGCGACCCGCGCGACGGGGCCCGGCTGGCCGCCGCGCCGGAGCGGATCGAGCTGCGGTTCCTGGCCACGCCGAAGGAGGCCACGACCGAGGTCACCGTCACCGGACCGGACAATGTGGCCGCGACCGGCGGCGCGCCGACCTTCTCCGGCAAGCGGGTGATAGTGCCGTTCCGGCCGGGCGCGGCCGGGCTCTACATCGTCACCTACCGGCTGGCGTCCGACGACGGCCATCCGATCAAAGGGGAGGTCCGGTTCACCCTGACCACCGGCACCCCGGCGGAGGCGCCGTCGGCGAGCGCGCCGCCGACCAGCGCCGCGCCGACCGCCGCTCCCACCACCGCCGCGCCGACCCGGGCGAGCCCGACGCCGGCCGCCGCCGAGGCGAACGACGACGGGGGTACGGGCTGGCTGTGGGCGGCCGGCGCGGTGGTGGTGCTGGCCGCGCTGGGCGGCGGGCTGCTGCTGCGCCGCCGGGCCGCCCGCCGCTGA